A stretch of Lathyrus oleraceus cultivar Zhongwan6 chromosome 6, CAAS_Psat_ZW6_1.0, whole genome shotgun sequence DNA encodes these proteins:
- the LOC127091117 gene encoding CDK5RAP3-like protein: protein MQTPDDIRNLPIDITFSRLGEWLVDRKRVPSDWRKRVAAIRARISNEFSSLPKDSDPLFQTLDPEGIGYVEAKQIYDTLLKSNTESRNIFGRLSGAAGAWEAIVRSFEKDHVFLGEAALIITQNVNYEIPYQRKQVQKIQQQLAELDRKETDIKRSAAFLAAKYVEACQELGLQGKNVRLELLETAKSLPSTFSRILDIGNSDNLSQAIEYYCNFVRDAHTERDRSSEAVLQNLRNVRENPPSLNIAVDSEVINIVGVHSSDKETNPVVGCVEVAAPDIDWDISVESSQIDWDIGTVEETEDSGNGMGPFEIINASEAIQTSSSTEDVESDPTISNEELGAHADICWDISVESAQVDVIDNANASNAVPDNQTPLSDALSQLTVNKEGRSQLLDTEYRNKILDDLYEMKSFLNQRLAELKNEETLSLQNQVQAVSPFVLQQYAADTIDTMQSDISLAISLLTNRKTRDLIMILNSKRFLDRLVNSLEEKKHHEVKLEEGLKDLATKRMELQNSLSSLWPKQDAAVAKTKELKKLCENTLSSMFDGRPVNIIGEINTILTSGLGA from the exons ATGCAAACTCCGGACGACATCCGCAACCTCCCAATCGACATCACCTTTTCCCGTCTCGGAG AATGGTTGGTCGATCGCAAGAGAGTACCTTCTGATTGGAGGAAGCGCGTGGCCGCAATCAGGGCTCGAATTTCCAACGAATTCTCGTCCCTCCCTAAggattctgatcccctttttcAAACCCTAGACCCTGAAG GGATTGGTTATGTAGAGGCGAAACAGATATATGATACTCTCTTGAAGTCTAATACGGAAAGCAGGAATATATTTGGTCGCTTATCTGGTGCTGCG GGTGCATGGGAAGCAATTGTGCGATCTTTTGAGAAAGACCATGTTTTCCTTGGTGAGGCTGCTCTTATTATCACCCAAAATGTGAATTATGAAAT TCCTTATCAGAGGAAACAGGTGCAGAAGATTCAACAGCAGCTGGCAGAACTTGATCGCAAGGAGACTGATATAAAAAGAAGTGCTGCATTCTTGGCAGCCAAATATGTTGAAGCTTGTCAGGAGCTTGGCCTACAG GGGAAAAATGTTAGATTAGAGCTTTTGGAGACAGCAAAATCACTTCCAAGTACATTTAGCAGGATATTGGATATTGGGAATAGTGACAACCTTTCACAGGCAATAGAATATTATTGTAATTTTGTCAGAGATGCTCACACCGAAAGAGAT AGATCTTCGGAAGCTGTACTACAAAACTTGAGGAATGTGCGTGAAAATCCTCCATCTTTAAATATTGCTGTTGACTCTGAGGTTATTAATATTGTTGGTGTTCACTCAAGTGACAAGGAGACAAATCCTGTAGTAGGCTGTGTGGAAGTTGCTGCTCCTGACATTGACTGGGATATTTCAGTGGAAAGTTCACAAATTGATTGGGATATCGGAACCGTAGAAGAAACCGAGGATTCCGGAAATGGCATGGGTCCATTTGAAATCATTAATGCCTCCGAGGCCATACAGACTTCTTCATCAACTGAGGATGTTGAATCTGATCCAACAATATCAAATGAAGAACTAGGCGCACATGCAGATATATGCTGGGATATTAGTGTTGAGTCTGCTCAAGTTGATGTGATTGACAATGCGAATGCATCAAATGCAGTGCCGGACAATCAGACTCCTCTTTCAGATGCCTTATCTCAGTTAACAGTGAACAAGGAAGGAAGGAGCCAGCTTTTAGACACGGAATACAGAAATAAGATTCTCGATGATCTCTATGAG ATGAAATCCTTCTTAAATCAACGGTTAGCTGAGTTGAAGAATGAGGAAACTTTGTCGCTACAAAATCAAGTACAGGCAGTTTCTCCTTTTGTACTACAGCAGTATGCTGCTGATACTATAGACACTATGCAAAGTGATATTTCTTTGGCAATTTCATTGCTTACAAATAGGAAGACAAGGGATCTGATTATGATTCTCAACTCCAAAAG ATTTCTAGACAGACTAGTGAACTCTTTGGAGGAAAAGAAACATCATGAAGTCAAGTTGGAAGAGGGGCTAAAGGACTTGGCTACTAAGCGCATGGAGCTACAAAATTCATTATCTTCATTGTGGCCAAAACAA gacGCTGCCGTGGCTAAAACAAAGGAACTGAAAAAACTGTGTGAGAACACACTTTCATCCATGTTTGATGGAAGACCAGTTAATATAATTGGAGAGATCAACACCATTCTGACCAGTGGTCTCGGAGCATGA